The Thermoanaerobaculales bacterium genome segment TACTGCCGCGACACCCGGGTGAGGACGCTGGCGAGGTTGCGACGGACGAACATGCACCGATTGTAAATTCAACTTACAATTGGTGCAAGAAGAACGCCGTCGAGCTTCATCGACGCTTCGAGAGACGATGGAGAATCGGCGCCAGGCACTCGCGAATACGGGGCGAACGAGCGCGAACTGGAATTGAAGCTGGCTTGGGCACGGGCAGGGGCACGGAGACGGGCACGGGCACCCTTCGACTCGCGGCGCTGCGGCGTCGCTCGCTCAGGGCAGGCTGCTCGGGCCGGCAAACGGAAGCGGGCGTGGATCCGGCTTTGTCCTTCGGACGATGCCGTGACAGGAGCGGAAACGGGGTCGGGTCGTTTCGGGAACGGGGACGGGGACGGGGACGGGAAGAGCGCAGGAAGCCCACCATGGAGCCCAGGTGACCTGCGGCACTCGTCGGGAACCTCCTAAGTGCTGCTCCCTTCCGGGCCTGACACGGTTCGAAGGCTGACGATGCACAGGACCCGGGCTCCAGGGTGGGCTCCCGGAAGCTCAGGCTGCGGGCGGCGGATGGCGGAGAGGGCGGGATTCGAACCCGCGGTGGAGTTGCCCCCACACACGCTTTCCAAGCGTGCTCCTTCGGCCTCTCGGACACCTCTCCACAGTCGGCCGCGGTGCAGTCAAAGAGCTGGCGGAGAGGAAGGGATTCGAACCCTTGGACCTCGGAAAAGGTCAGCGGTTTTCGAGACCGCCCCGATCGACCACTCCGGCACCTCTCCGCGAGGGCCCCACATTCTACGATGACGCGCGGCTGATGGCAAAGAACGACCGCAGCAGGTGCCGGCTCTCCTCGGCGAGCAGGCCGCCCCGGTGGGCGAGCGGCGGCCCGAGCCGTGGGTCCTCGGCCAGCTCGATCGCACTGCCGCAGGCGCCGAGCAGGGGATCGGGGGTGCCCCAGACCACGAGCGTGACGCGGGCCTGGCGGCACGCCGAGACGCACATCGGGCACGGCTCGAGGGTCACGTACAGGGTCGCGCCGGGAAGTCGCCAGTCGCCGCAGCGCGCGGCGGCGGCCCGCAGCGCGAGCAGCTCGGCGTGCCC includes the following:
- a CDS encoding nucleoside deaminase, which gives rise to MTPDWVFDDRDRAFMAAALEEARAAAAAGEVPVGCVVARGGEVIARAGNRRESLHDPAGHAELLALRAAAARCGDWRLPGATLYVTLEPCPMCVSACRQARVTLVVWGTPDPLLGACGSAIELAEDPRLGPPLAHRGGLLAEESRHLLRSFFAISRASS